DNA from Synechococcus sp. CBW1108:
GGGCAGCCCGGTTTTTACGATCATCTGAATTCCGGGGCCTGGCCCCCACTTCTGCCCCCCGAGCGGCAACTAAATGTTTGAAGAGCTATCCCAGCGATTTGAGGACGCGGTCAAGAGCCTGAAGGGGCAGGCCTCAATCACCGAAACCAACGTGCAGGGGGCGCTCAAGCAGGTGCGCCGGGCCCTGCTTGAGGCCGACGTGAGCCTGCCGGTGGTGGAGGACTTCGTTGAGGAGGTGCGGCGCAAAGCTGTCGGGGCCGAGGTGGTGCGCGGCGTCAGCCCGGATCAGAAGTTCATCCAGCTGGTGCACGAGCAGCTGGTGGACACCATGGGCGGCGAGAACGCCCCCCTGGCCGCCGGCGGCCAGGCCGGAGCCCCCTCGGTGGTGCTGATGGCTGGCCTGCAAGGCGCCGGCAAGACCACCGCCACCGCCAAGCTCGGCCTGCACCTCAAAGAACAGGGGCGCAAGGCCCTGCTGGTGGGAGCAGATGTATACCGGCCGGCGGCCATCGAGCAGCTCAAAACCCTCGGCGCCCAGATCGGCGTGGAGGTGTTCAGCCTTGGCACCGAGGCCAAACCTGAAGACATCGCCGCGGCCGGCATTGACAAGGCCAGGGCCGAAGGCTTCGACACCGTGCTGGTGGACACCGCCGGGCGCCTCCAGATCGACCAGTCGATGATGGAGGAGATGGTCCGCATCCGCCAGGCCTGCCAGCCCGACGAGGTGCTGCTGGTGGTGGATTCGATGATCGGCCAGGAGGCGGCCGAGCTCACCCGGGCCTTCCACCAGCAAGTGGGCATCACCGGCGCCGTGCTCACCAAGCTCGATGGCGACTCCCGCGGTGGCGCCGCCCTTTCAATCCGCAAGGTGAGCGGCGCGCCGATCAAGTTCATCGGCACCGGCGAGAAGGTGGAGGCGCTGCAGCCCTTCCACCCGGAACGGATGGCCAGCCGCATCCTCGGCATGGGCGATGTGCTCACCCTGGTGGAAAAGGCCACCAAGGAGGTGGAGCTGGCCGATGTGGCCAAGATGCAGCAGAAGCTGCAGGAGGCCAGCTTCGACTTCTCAGACTTCCTCCAGCAGATGCGCATGATCAGGCGCATGGGCTCGCTCGGAGGACTGATCAAGCTGATCCCCGGCATGAACAAGATTGACGACGGCATGCTCAAGCAGGGGGAGGAGCAGCTCAAGAAGATCGAAG
Protein-coding regions in this window:
- the ffh gene encoding signal recognition particle protein; protein product: MFEELSQRFEDAVKSLKGQASITETNVQGALKQVRRALLEADVSLPVVEDFVEEVRRKAVGAEVVRGVSPDQKFIQLVHEQLVDTMGGENAPLAAGGQAGAPSVVLMAGLQGAGKTTATAKLGLHLKEQGRKALLVGADVYRPAAIEQLKTLGAQIGVEVFSLGTEAKPEDIAAAGIDKARAEGFDTVLVDTAGRLQIDQSMMEEMVRIRQACQPDEVLLVVDSMIGQEAAELTRAFHQQVGITGAVLTKLDGDSRGGAALSIRKVSGAPIKFIGTGEKVEALQPFHPERMASRILGMGDVLTLVEKATKEVELADVAKMQQKLQEASFDFSDFLQQMRMIRRMGSLGGLIKLIPGMNKIDDGMLKQGEEQLKKIEAMIGSMTEVERQQPELLASQPSRRRRIAAGSGHKPADVDKVLADFQKMRGFMQQMTRGGGMPGMPGMPGMPGMPGPMGGMPAAGSPGRVATKPAKKRKGFGQL